The following DNA comes from Methanothermus fervidus DSM 2088.
TTTTCTTTTTTTGCATCTTTAGCGACACTAATATCATCTTTAAGACGTGGTTTAATATCAGGTTTTGTGTGGACGTGTGTATCTATCATTCCCTCTAATTTTATCTCTGAAGTGTCTAATTTTCTTTTCAACATCCTCATATAAATTTCCACCATGAGAATCCATAGCTACTATCAATGGTCCAAAATCTTTGACTTCCAATTCCCATATAGCTTCTGGAATTCCTAATTCTAACCATTTCACACTTTTTATTTTTTTCACTTTATCTGCATACATAGCAGCGCATCCACCAACAGCAGCTAAATAAACAGCTTTATTTTTTATTAAAGCTTTTTTAGTATTTTTATCCATACCACCTTTACCTATAATAGCTTTTACACCCATTCGGATAAGTTTAGGTCCAAAAGGATTCATTCTAGCACTTGTTGTAGGACCTATAGCCACTAGACTAAAATTTTCATTATTTTTAACTATGGGCCCAGCGTGAAAAATAACTGATCCTTTGAGGTCGAATGGTGGTCCTTCTTTTATAATTTTTTTATGAGCTTGATCTCTTGCCGTAAAAATTGTACCGTTTACCTTTACAATGTCTCCTACTTTTAATTCTAAAATATCTTTAGTAGATATGGGTGTTTTCAAAGTCTTCATTTTTAACACCTTTTATTTTCCTTGTGGAAGTGGATTTGCATGCAATGGATGTAAGTTCATGGTTAATAACATTGCCCAAACTAAAAACCAAACTAATGAGAATGGTATAACACCACTTGCAAACCATCCTTTAAAACCACCAACTTCTTCTTTACTAAACCATTTTTCACATAAATTTCCAACTACTAATAAAATTATGACTCCAACGAATGTTGCTAAGGCTTCATTTTTACCTATAATTGGCAAAGTACCGGAGGATAAGATATATGAAATAAATCCGGCTATTATGCCCGAAACTGTATGAATACTTGTAATTTTAGCATCCGTATCCAATCGAAGAACCTCCTTTTGTGTTTGTGTTTAAATAAATATCTTTTTCTGCTTTTCAATAATTTCTTTTTTATGAAATTAACTTTTCCAAATTAGTAAAAAATTTTATATAAACTTACGTTATTTAAAAAATACAAAGATTGTAGGAAGTTTAGAAAATGATAGAGATAATAGCTCACGACGGTCCTGCTAGATTAGGAAAAATTGATGGTAAAGAAACACCACTTATAATTCCACAGGAATATATAGACCCCATCTTTCTTCCACTACCTTATGATGTGCCGAGGGAATTAGCAGAGTGGGCAGTTGAATATACTATAGACAAATATAAAAGTTATGAAGGTGAGTTTGCAATAATTACTGGTGGAAAATACATTGATCTTAGAGTCAAATGCGCAACAAAACTTGAAGAATTGGGATTTACAAATTTAGTGATAAGTAACGGAACCGAATTACTTAAAAGACCAAAAGATCTTGTTAACCTAATTGTAAAATTACGAAAAAATCTTAAACCCACTACTTCTTTATCCTTTACATTTCCTGAACCTTTGTTTATACCACTTTTAGTCTACATGGGAGTGGATATTTTTCCTGATGGAATATGTAAGTATTATGCTGAATTTAATGTCTTAATGACACCAACAAAATCTTATTCTTTAGATACATACAAAATCTATGACTTTGATAAAAAAGAGTTGCTTGAATACAATAAAAAAACATTAGATTATGTAATAAGAGAAGTAAAATCCCATATACGTAATGGAACGTTAAGAAATCTTGTGGAAGAAAGAGCAGCAGCATTGCCTGAATGTATGTCAGCATTAAGAATTCTTGATAAAGAATATAGTGACTATCTTCAGGAATTTACCTTACTTTATTAATTTTTTAGGTGATAGGGATGTCAATATTAATAAAAAATGCAAAAATTGTCGATGTTAA
Coding sequences within:
- a CDS encoding fumarase beta subunit (COGs: COG1838 Tartrate dehydratase beta subunit/Fumarate hydratase class I C-terminal domain~InterPro IPR004647~KEGG: mst:Msp_0791 fumarate hydratase~PFAM: Fe-S type hydro-lyase tartrate/fumarate beta region~PRIAM: Fumarate hydratase~SPTR: Q2NG69 Fumarate hydratase~TIGRFAM: hydro-lyase, Fe-S type, tartrate/fumarate subfamily, beta subunit~PFAM: Fumarase C-terminus~TIGRFAM: hydro-lyases, Fe-S type, tartrate/fumarate subfamily, beta region), which translates into the protein MKTLKTPISTKDILELKVGDIVKVNGTIFTARDQAHKKIIKEGPPFDLKGSVIFHAGPIVKNNENFSLVAIGPTTSARMNPFGPKLIRMGVKAIIGKGGMDKNTKKALIKNKAVYLAAVGGCAAMYADKVKKIKSVKWLELGIPEAIWELEVKDFGPLIVAMDSHGGNLYEDVEKKIRHFRDKIRGNDRYTRPHKT
- a CDS encoding conserved hypothetical protein (KEGG: mth:MTH1908 hypothetical protein~SPTR: O27930 Putative uncharacterized protein), giving the protein MDTDAKITSIHTVSGIIAGFISYILSSGTLPIIGKNEALATFVGVIILLVVGNLCEKWFSKEEVGGFKGWFASGVIPFSLVWFLVWAMLLTMNLHPLHANPLPQGK
- a CDS encoding Queuine/other tRNA-ribosyltransferase (COGs: COG1549 Queuine tRNA-ribosyltransferase contain PUA domain~InterPro IPR002616~KEGG: mth:MTH1877 hypothetical protein~PFAM: Queuine/other tRNA-ribosyltransferase~SPTR: O27905 Conserved protein~PFAM: Queuine tRNA-ribosyltransferase) translates to MIEIIAHDGPARLGKIDGKETPLIIPQEYIDPIFLPLPYDVPRELAEWAVEYTIDKYKSYEGEFAIITGGKYIDLRVKCATKLEELGFTNLVISNGTELLKRPKDLVNLIVKLRKNLKPTTSLSFTFPEPLFIPLLVYMGVDIFPDGICKYYAEFNVLMTPTKSYSLDTYKIYDFDKKELLEYNKKTLDYVIREVKSHIRNGTLRNLVEERAAALPECMSALRILDKEYSDYLQEFTLLY